Proteins encoded together in one Deinococcus irradiatisoli window:
- a CDS encoding NADH:flavin oxidoreductase/NADH oxidase, which yields MSTPSDQPTSLLLSPLRLMHQSLKNRVVVSPMCMYSAVDGQANDFHLVHLGGFALGGAGLIFTEAVAVRPEGRISIDDLGLWHDAQIAPLARIVDFAHQYGSMIGIQLAHAGRKASTYAPWKGSGALPPEAGGWEVLGPDDRAYSPRYVQPRAMTADDIAGVVDAFKAATTRAMIAGFDVVEIHAAHGYLLHQFLSPLSNSRVDQYGGSLENRARLLMEVTRTVRAAWPAHLPVFVRLSATDWVPGGWDLEQTVEVAKWLSQEGVEVIDVSSGGLSPEQKIEVGPGYQVPFAARLKQDATDLKVMTVGMITEVAQAEQILQDGKADLVALAREMLRDPHFAQRAAAQLGVPMAYPEQYQRAEPATR from the coding sequence ATGTCTACTCCTTCCGATCAGCCCACCAGTTTGCTGCTCAGCCCGCTGCGCCTCATGCACCAGAGCCTGAAAAACCGGGTGGTGGTATCGCCAATGTGCATGTACAGCGCCGTGGACGGTCAGGCCAACGATTTTCACCTCGTTCACCTGGGCGGCTTCGCGCTGGGCGGCGCGGGGCTGATTTTCACCGAGGCCGTCGCCGTGCGCCCGGAAGGCCGCATCAGTATCGACGACCTGGGCCTGTGGCACGACGCCCAGATCGCCCCGCTGGCCCGCATCGTGGATTTCGCCCACCAGTACGGCTCGATGATCGGCATTCAGCTGGCCCACGCCGGACGCAAGGCCAGCACCTACGCGCCCTGGAAAGGCAGCGGAGCCTTGCCCCCCGAAGCGGGCGGCTGGGAAGTGCTCGGCCCCGACGACCGGGCCTACTCGCCGCGCTATGTCCAGCCCCGGGCCATGACCGCCGACGACATCGCCGGCGTCGTCGACGCGTTCAAGGCCGCCACCACCCGCGCCATGATCGCCGGCTTCGACGTGGTGGAAATTCACGCCGCGCACGGCTACCTGCTGCACCAGTTTCTCTCGCCGCTGAGCAACTCGCGCGTCGACCAGTACGGCGGCAGCCTGGAAAACCGCGCCCGGCTGCTGATGGAGGTTACCCGCACGGTGCGCGCCGCCTGGCCGGCCCACCTGCCGGTGTTCGTGCGGCTCTCGGCCACCGACTGGGTGCCGGGCGGCTGGGACCTGGAGCAGACGGTGGAAGTCGCCAAGTGGCTTTCGCAGGAAGGCGTGGAGGTGATCGACGTCTCGAGCGGCGGCCTGAGCCCCGAACAGAAGATCGAGGTCGGCCCCGGCTATCAGGTGCCGTTCGCCGCCCGGCTCAAGCAGGACGCCACCGATCTCAAGGTGATGACAGTGGGCATGATCACCGAGGTGGCGCAGGCCGAGCAGATTCTGCAAGACGGAAAGGCCGATCTGGTGGCGCTGGCCCGCGAGATGCTGCGCGACCCGCACTTCGCCCAGCGCGCCGCCGCGCAGCTCGGCGTGCCGATGGCCTACCCGGAGCAGTACCAGCGGGCCGAACCGGCGACGCGCTAA
- a CDS encoding aldehyde dehydrogenase family protein: MTTPPADLPLPGLTLHWTPAQLRERFELQMAGRWTAAQTTVFERRELLRRLGEAVKSRRAELAEALRQDLGKSRAEAEIIELHPLLEELRFVRRHLGEWMRPRRVRGVINLGLGKSEVQPQARGVVLILGPSNLPVNLNLVPLIGALAAGNCVMLKPSEKAPATARALRRLLDGVFPPGLVSVVEGGPDVAEALLKLPFDHIFFTGSPAVGRKVLAAAAETLTSTTLELGGKSPALIDQGGDLPLAAERIAWGKFLNAGQSCIAPDYLMVHETLAGELMRDLVAAVERQYSGPRWQRHNPDYGRLIDSGSVARLRQATGLSVQAGARIEYGGVFDEAGRFVSPTLVSGVRPEMPLMQRELFGPVLPVLTYRHLDEALALLRSLEPPLALYLFGGGPETERRVQQETTSGGLVIGGTMIQFVHPHLPFGGVRHSGQGRYHGEYSFRTFSHERAVVREPAFSPVRSLYPPYGRVLPRLTAWGLRKISE, translated from the coding sequence TTGACCACACCCCCTGCCGATCTGCCGCTGCCCGGTCTCACCCTGCACTGGACCCCGGCCCAGCTGCGCGAACGCTTCGAGCTTCAGATGGCCGGGCGCTGGACGGCCGCGCAGACCACTGTCTTCGAGCGGCGCGAACTGCTCAGGCGCCTGGGCGAAGCGGTCAAAAGCCGGCGGGCCGAGCTGGCCGAGGCGCTGCGCCAGGACCTCGGCAAGAGCCGCGCCGAGGCGGAGATCATCGAACTGCACCCGCTTCTCGAAGAGCTGCGCTTCGTCCGGCGCCACCTGGGCGAGTGGATGCGCCCGCGCCGGGTGCGCGGCGTCATCAATCTGGGGCTGGGCAAAAGCGAAGTGCAGCCGCAGGCGCGCGGCGTGGTGCTGATTCTGGGACCTTCGAACCTGCCGGTGAACCTCAACCTGGTGCCTTTGATCGGCGCGCTGGCCGCCGGTAACTGCGTGATGCTCAAACCCAGCGAGAAGGCCCCGGCCACCGCCCGGGCGCTGCGCCGCCTGCTCGACGGCGTGTTTCCACCGGGGCTGGTCAGCGTCGTGGAAGGCGGCCCGGACGTGGCCGAGGCGCTGCTAAAGTTGCCCTTCGACCATATCTTCTTCACCGGCAGTCCGGCGGTGGGCCGCAAGGTGCTGGCCGCCGCCGCCGAAACGCTGACCAGCACCACCCTGGAACTCGGCGGCAAGTCGCCGGCCCTGATCGATCAGGGCGGCGACCTCCCGCTGGCGGCCGAGCGGATTGCCTGGGGCAAGTTTCTCAACGCTGGGCAAAGCTGCATCGCGCCGGATTACCTGATGGTTCATGAAACGCTGGCCGGGGAGCTGATGCGGGACCTTGTCGCCGCAGTGGAGCGGCAGTACAGCGGCCCGCGCTGGCAGCGCCACAACCCCGACTACGGCCGCCTGATCGACAGCGGAAGTGTGGCGAGGCTGCGGCAGGCCACCGGGCTGAGCGTGCAGGCCGGCGCGCGCATCGAGTACGGCGGCGTGTTCGACGAGGCCGGGCGCTTCGTCTCGCCGACCCTGGTCAGCGGGGTGCGCCCGGAGATGCCCTTGATGCAGCGCGAGCTGTTCGGGCCGGTGCTGCCGGTCCTCACCTACCGCCACCTCGACGAAGCGCTGGCGCTGCTGCGCTCGCTCGAGCCGCCGCTGGCCCTCTACCTGTTCGGCGGCGGCCCCGAAACCGAGCGGCGGGTGCAGCAGGAAACCACCAGCGGCGGCCTGGTGATCGGCGGCACCATGATTCAGTTCGTGCATCCGCACCTGCCGTTCGGCGGGGTGCGCCACAGCGGGCAGGGCCGCTACCACGGCGAGTACAGCTTCCGCACCTTCTCGCACGAACGGGCCGTGGTCCGTGAGCCGGCCTTCTCGCCGGTCAGGTCGCTGTATCCGCCGTACGGCCGGGTGCTGCCGCGCCTGACCGCCTGGGGCCTGAGGAAAATCAGCGAGTAG
- a CDS encoding polyprenyl synthetase family protein yields the protein MRPELLELILGLLPDTHPRSEVQLLYEMMRDYPQRGGKGLRSELLLLSAQAHGARPGSEAWQRALWLGAVVELFQNWVLIHDDIEDDSEERRGRPALHRLHGLPLALNAGDALHAYMWAAVARAGVPGAVEEVLTMIHRTAEGQHIDLAWVAQQQWDLSEADYLEMVRLKTAYYTVTIPLRLGALAAGKEPSAEFTPAGEALGTAFQIRDDVLNLLDDAGSYGKEIGGDLLEGKRTLIVLHWLASAPPEQRERFLAQMARSRSDKDPTEIAEVLRWLRESGSIAYAQRYADEQGQRGLARLSAALGEGNEAATQMLRLAEGYVTRQA from the coding sequence ATGCGCCCCGAACTGCTCGAACTCATTCTCGGTCTGCTGCCCGACACCCACCCGCGCTCCGAAGTGCAGCTGCTCTACGAGATGATGCGCGACTACCCGCAGCGCGGCGGCAAGGGCCTGCGCAGCGAACTGCTGCTGCTCAGCGCCCAGGCCCACGGCGCCCGGCCCGGCAGCGAAGCGTGGCAGCGCGCCTTGTGGCTCGGCGCGGTGGTCGAACTGTTTCAGAACTGGGTGCTGATCCACGACGACATCGAAGACGACAGCGAGGAGCGCCGGGGCCGCCCGGCCCTGCACCGCCTGCACGGCCTGCCGCTGGCCCTCAACGCCGGCGACGCGCTGCACGCCTACATGTGGGCGGCGGTGGCGCGCGCCGGCGTGCCGGGCGCCGTGGAAGAAGTCCTGACCATGATTCACCGCACCGCCGAGGGCCAGCACATCGATCTGGCCTGGGTGGCGCAGCAGCAGTGGGACCTCAGCGAAGCGGATTATCTGGAGATGGTGAGGCTCAAGACCGCCTACTACACCGTGACCATTCCGCTGCGGCTGGGCGCGCTGGCCGCCGGCAAGGAGCCGAGCGCCGAGTTCACGCCGGCCGGCGAAGCGCTGGGGACCGCCTTTCAGATCCGCGACGACGTGCTCAACCTCCTCGACGACGCGGGCAGCTACGGCAAGGAAATCGGCGGCGACCTGCTGGAAGGCAAGCGCACCCTGATCGTGCTGCACTGGCTCGCCTCGGCGCCGCCTGAGCAGCGCGAGCGCTTTCTGGCCCAGATGGCCCGCTCCCGCAGCGACAAGGACCCCACCGAGATCGCCGAGGTGCTGCGCTGGCTGCGCGAGAGCGGCAGCATCGCCTACGCCCAGCGTTACGCCGACGAGCAGGGGCAGCGCGGGCTGGCGCGCCTGAGCGCGGCCCTGGGCGAGGGCAACGAAGCGGCCACCCAGATGCTGCGGCTGGCCGAAGGCTACGTGACCCGGCAGGCCTGA
- a CDS encoding TVP38/TMEM64 family protein has protein sequence MKGPARFPLGGALLGVLALLALNPEARGWLLAVGRALFGPDDTQRRALVQQWGVWGPLALIVGMLLQAILPLLPAAADVVLASLLYGFWLGFAIVYGGTLLGAALGYAVGRRFGGWAVRRLAGEALSRRLEHLAAERGVQAVLLVRLMPALKAEVMNLVAGASGMPFWPFMAASALGALPATALVVWLAASPQRLVWGTAGLSLAVGLAAAGRWWWRRRRTAG, from the coding sequence TTGAAAGGTCCCGCCCGCTTTCCGCTGGGGGGAGCGCTGCTCGGCGTGCTGGCCCTGCTGGCGCTGAACCCCGAGGCGCGCGGCTGGCTCCTGGCGGTGGGCCGCGCGCTGTTTGGCCCCGACGACACCCAGCGCCGCGCCCTGGTGCAGCAGTGGGGGGTGTGGGGACCGCTGGCCCTGATCGTCGGCATGCTGCTTCAGGCGATCTTGCCGCTGCTGCCCGCCGCCGCCGACGTGGTGCTGGCCTCGCTGCTCTACGGCTTCTGGCTGGGCTTTGCCATCGTCTACGGCGGCACCCTGCTGGGCGCGGCGCTGGGGTACGCGGTGGGGCGGCGCTTCGGCGGCTGGGCGGTGCGGCGGCTGGCCGGTGAAGCCCTCAGCCGCCGCCTGGAGCATCTGGCCGCCGAGCGGGGCGTGCAGGCGGTGCTGCTGGTGCGCTTGATGCCGGCCCTCAAGGCCGAGGTGATGAACCTGGTGGCCGGCGCTTCGGGCATGCCGTTCTGGCCGTTCATGGCCGCCTCGGCGCTGGGGGCGTTGCCGGCCACCGCGCTGGTGGTGTGGCTGGCCGCCAGTCCGCAGCGGCTGGTGTGGGGCACCGCCGGGCTGTCGCTGGCGGTGGGGCTGGCGGCGGCGGGCCGCTGGTGGTGGCGCCGGCGCCGGACAGCGGGCTGA
- the purM gene encoding phosphoribosylformylglycinamidine cyclo-ligase codes for MTQDPGSSETSAYARAGVDIDAGQRAVALMKSAVARTHGPQVLGGLGGFGGLFRAGFEQLADPVLVASTDGVGTKTKVASRAGQYAGLGADIVNHCVNDILVQGARPLFFLDYVAMGKLVPEHVAAFVGGAAQACEALGVALLGGETAEMPGVYVEGELDIVGTIVGVVDRPALITGERLQAGDVVIALPSSGLHTNGYSLARSALDGLDWQAHDPELGLSLQEALLTPHRSYVAAYRALADAGIDVRAMSHITGGGLIDNPPRVLPEGLGLRLDVGSYVLPPLFERIVQRASMSRREGYRALNMGVGFLFMLPREQEGAALEVLRGLNETPWHLGEVVEGAGVELLNLGDAGGERQ; via the coding sequence ATGACCCAAGATCCAGGTTCTTCCGAGACTTCCGCTTATGCCCGCGCCGGAGTAGACATCGACGCGGGCCAGCGCGCCGTGGCGCTGATGAAAAGTGCCGTGGCCCGCACCCACGGCCCCCAGGTGCTGGGAGGTCTCGGCGGGTTCGGCGGCCTGTTCCGGGCGGGGTTCGAGCAGCTGGCCGATCCGGTGCTGGTGGCCTCGACCGACGGGGTGGGCACCAAGACCAAGGTCGCCAGCCGCGCCGGGCAGTACGCCGGTCTGGGCGCCGACATCGTCAACCACTGCGTCAACGACATCCTGGTGCAGGGCGCCCGCCCACTGTTCTTCCTCGATTACGTGGCGATGGGCAAACTGGTGCCGGAACACGTCGCGGCCTTTGTCGGCGGCGCGGCCCAGGCCTGCGAAGCGCTGGGCGTGGCCCTGCTGGGCGGCGAGACCGCCGAGATGCCCGGCGTGTACGTCGAGGGCGAACTCGACATCGTGGGCACCATCGTCGGGGTGGTCGACCGGCCGGCGCTGATCACCGGCGAGCGCCTGCAGGCCGGCGACGTGGTGATCGCCCTGCCCAGCAGCGGCCTGCACACCAACGGCTACAGCCTGGCGCGCTCGGCGCTGGATGGCCTGGACTGGCAGGCGCACGACCCCGAACTCGGCCTCAGCCTGCAAGAAGCGCTGCTGACCCCACACCGCAGCTACGTGGCGGCCTACCGGGCACTCGCCGACGCCGGCATCGACGTGCGGGCCATGAGCCACATCACCGGCGGCGGCCTGATCGACAACCCGCCCAGGGTGCTGCCGGAGGGTCTGGGCCTGCGCCTGGACGTGGGCAGCTACGTCCTGCCGCCCCTCTTCGAGCGGATCGTGCAGCGTGCCAGCATGTCACGGCGCGAGGGTTACCGGGCGCTGAACATGGGCGTGGGCTTTTTGTTCATGCTGCCCCGTGAGCAGGAAGGAGCGGCGCTGGAGGTGCTGCGCGGCCTGAACGAAACGCCCTGGCACCTCGGCGAGGTGGTGGAGGGCGCCGGCGTGGAGCTGCTCAACCTCGGCGACGCCGGCGGCGAACGTCAGTGA
- a CDS encoding histidine phosphatase family protein → MTTPHKAPTGLSLPDRHTAAELWVVRHGESTWNADGRYQGQTDVPLSLVGVLQASSLAERLTGQRFDAVYSSDLQRASRTAEIVTERLLGEPEVQIETGLREIDVGDLSGLVLPEIRRRYPEYLAALQADPWATRRPGGESMADLYARASATLTELAARHRGQCVMVFTHGGVVRVAVGLALGGVPANAWARLSVANTSITRVLLSEQGGTLLGFNDAAHLEDLAAAGEADDLGLGATP, encoded by the coding sequence GTGACGACGCCGCACAAAGCGCCGACCGGCCTCAGCTTGCCGGACCGGCACACGGCGGCCGAACTGTGGGTGGTGCGCCACGGCGAGAGCACCTGGAACGCCGACGGGCGCTACCAGGGCCAGACCGACGTGCCGCTGAGCCTGGTGGGCGTGCTGCAGGCGTCGAGCCTGGCCGAGCGCCTCACCGGGCAGCGCTTCGACGCGGTGTATTCCAGCGACCTTCAGCGGGCCAGCCGCACCGCCGAGATCGTCACCGAGCGCCTGCTGGGCGAACCGGAGGTGCAGATCGAGACCGGCCTGCGCGAAATCGACGTGGGTGACCTCAGCGGCCTGGTGCTGCCGGAAATCCGCCGCCGCTATCCCGAGTACCTCGCCGCCCTGCAGGCCGATCCCTGGGCCACCCGGCGGCCCGGCGGCGAGAGCATGGCCGACCTCTACGCCCGCGCTTCGGCGACCCTCACGGAGCTGGCGGCGCGTCACCGGGGCCAGTGCGTGATGGTGTTCACCCACGGCGGGGTGGTGCGGGTGGCGGTGGGGCTGGCGCTCGGCGGCGTGCCGGCCAACGCCTGGGCGCGGCTGTCGGTTGCCAACACCAGCATCACGCGGGTGCTGCTCTCCGAGCAGGGCGGCACCCTGCTGGGCTTCAACGACGCCGCGCACCTCGAAGACCTGGCGGCGGCCGGCGAGGCCGACGATCTGGGGCTGGGCGCCACGCCCTGA